A segment of the Bacteroidales bacterium genome:
GAATTAAGTGCTGCAACAGAAGCTTTTTGTGCTATTGTATTTGCACCTGATGTACATTGTCCTTGTATTTTATTACATGCATCAACTACACATTTTGCTGCTCCTATATAGCCAATTCTCCATCCTGTCATTGCATAACCTTTTGATACTCCGTTAATTGTAATTACCCTGTCTTTTACCGAATTAAACTGTGCAATACTTTCATGTTTACCTTCAAAAACTATATGTTCGTAAATTTCATCTGATAAAATAAATATATTAGAATAATCAGCTAAAACATCAGCTATTGCTTTTATCTCATCCTTTGAATAAACTGTACCTGTTGGATTAGACGGAGAATTAAAGAATATTGCTTTTGTTTTTTCTGTTATTGCATTTTTAATTTGTTCAGGAGTTATTTTAAAATCATTTTCCATACCTGCATTAATAATAACAGGAATTCCTTCGGCTATTTTAACAATTTCAATATAACTTACCCAGTATGGTGCCGGAATAATTACTTCTTCATCTTTATTTACAATACTTAAAATAACATTTGCAATTGAATGTTTTGCACCATTCGAAACTATTATCTGATTTGTTGCATAATCCAAGTTATTTTCGCGTTTAAATTTTGATGAAATAGCTTCTTTCAGGTCAGGAAAACCTGCAACAGGAGGATAATGTGTAAAATTTTCATCAATTGCCTTTTTTGCAGCTTCTTTAATATGATTAGGAGTATCAAAATCAGGTTCACCAATACTTAAATTGATTACATCAATTCCTTGTGCACGCATATCTCGGCTCATTTGGGTCATAACCAGAGTTTGAGAATCTGATAAATTATTTAATCTTTCAGAGATATTCTTTTTTAAATCATTACTATTCATAACCATTACCATAATTCCAATTTTTAAATTTTAAAATTCTTCACAAAATAATCAATACTTTTTGAAAATAATTAATTAATATTGTATAACATATTTTAAAAAAATTTATTATGACAGAAATACTAGAAATATTAAAATATATTATACCTGCATTGATTGTTTTTATAACTGCATATTTTTCAATTCGGTATTTTATAAAACATGACCAAAAACTAAAAAAGATGGAGCTTGTACTGGAAAACCAAAAACTTATCACACCTATACGTCTTCAGGCATACGAACGATTAACACTTTTTCTTGAGCGAATATCTCCCCAATCAATGATAATGAGAACTCAAAAGCCTAATATGACTTGTAAACAATTACAAACAAAATTACTTTCTACTATCAGGTCTGAATTTGAACACAATCTTTCACAACAAGTTTATATCTCAAATAAAGCATGGGAAGTTATTAAAAACTCAAAAGAAAATACTGTAAAAATCATTAATTCTGCTTCAGGTAAATTAAAACCCAATGCTCCTGCAATGGAACTAAGTAAAAATATTATTGAAACTATTTTTGAAATAAACAAATCTCCTTCTCAAATTGCTATTGAATATCTGAAAAATGAAATTAGACAACTTTTTTAGGATTGATTAAATATGTAAATGATTAAATGCGTAAATGCTTAAATGTTATTTCATTTTTTTTTATTCAGGATTCAATCATTTTATCATTAAATTCTTGGTAGTACCAATAAATTACAATTTTATTAATTCCACACTTCTTTTAACAAATTTGGTTAATTCTTCACCTTTTAACATGTTATTTGAAATTAAAGCTAAGTCAATTAATTGTTTTACAATCTTGTTTTTCTTACCATATTCTTTTAATAGATTCTGTTTATTATTGTTCAGTTCATTTATATTTTTCTCTAAATCTTCAATTTTATCTTTTTCAGCTTGTGTAATTTCTTCTTCTTTTTTACCTTCCTTAGCTTTTTTTAATTTTTCATTTTCTTCTTTAACAGGTTTAATTTCATCATTTATTTTCTGAACTTTTTCACCAATTTTTTTCTCCTTATTTTCTTCAATTTTTAATATTAAAGGATGATTTGCATTTATAACAAGATTATATGTATCAGGCATTTGATTATAGAATTGCATACCGGCATTTAAAGCTGACATATCTTTCATTCTCCTTATAAATTCCGACTGAGTAATTAACATTGGTGCTTCTGATTCATCAAGACCTTCATAGCTAATTAGATATGTATTTTCTTTTGGTAGCTGACTTAAAAAAACCTGCCTTAGATCATCCTGTTGCTCATTGTTAAGTTTAATTTCAATGCTTTTGTCTTTTTCAATTAATTTATTTACAATTTCAGCATCAACTCTTACAAATCGTGAATTTTCAAATTTTTGCTCTAAATGATTTAGAAAATGAGTATCATACTGTCCATCAAAAAGAAGAACATCATAACCTTTTGACTTGGCTGCTTCAATGTAACTATACTGGTCTGTTGAATTTGTTGAATATAAATAAATTAGTGAGTTATTTTTATCGGTTTGATTTTCTTTAATCAGATTTTTATATTCTT
Coding sequences within it:
- a CDS encoding pyridoxal phosphate-dependent aminotransferase produces the protein MNSNDLKKNISERLNNLSDSQTLVMTQMSRDMRAQGIDVINLSIGEPDFDTPNHIKEAAKKAIDENFTHYPPVAGFPDLKEAISSKFKRENNLDYATNQIIVSNGAKHSIANVILSIVNKDEEVIIPAPYWVSYIEIVKIAEGIPVIINAGMENDFKITPEQIKNAITEKTKAIFFNSPSNPTGTVYSKDEIKAIADVLADYSNIFILSDEIYEHIVFEGKHESIAQFNSVKDRVITINGVSKGYAMTGWRIGYIGAAKCVVDACNKIQGQCTSGANTIAQKASVAALNSDNSFSIEMKNTFNKRRDLVLNLIEDIPGLACNKPNGAFYVFPDASYYFGKSFENYKIKDDSALCIFLLEVAHVAIVPGCAFGAPKNIRLSYAASEKDIKEAMKRIKNALALLV